In Amphiura filiformis chromosome 1, Afil_fr2py, whole genome shotgun sequence, the following are encoded in one genomic region:
- the LOC140148412 gene encoding nudC domain-containing protein 2-like isoform X2 — protein MSNFDERSGVVACNTSWGQWYQTIEEVYVEINVPQGTLAKQINIVFAPSQLTCVVRGETIIKGDMFSKVVTDECTWSLEDRKLVRIVLAKARASADNCWKSLLKSEFQADPLVFDAMEKKLTLEKFQKEYIEPGLQV, from the exons ATGTCTAACTTTGACGAGCGTAGTGGCGTTGTGGCTTGTAACACATCATGGGGACAGTGGTATCAAACTATAGAAGAGGTCTATGTGGAAATTAATGTACCGCAAGGCACATTAGCTAAACAGATCAATATCGTGTTTGCACCTTCACAACTGACTTGTGTGGTTAGAGGAGAGACTATCATTAAG GGTGACATGTTTTCAAAGGTTGTAACGGATGAGTGCACATGGAGTTTAG AGGATAGGAAATTGGTGAGAATAGTCCTGGCTAAAGCTCGCGCATCAGCTGATAACTGCTGGAAGTCTCTACTTAAGAGTGAGTTCCAGGCAGATCCACTGGTCTTTGATGCCATGGAGAAGAAACTAACATTAGAGAAATTCCAGAAAGAG